The following are from one region of the Juglans regia cultivar Chandler chromosome 10, Walnut 2.0, whole genome shotgun sequence genome:
- the LOC118349647 gene encoding uncharacterized mitochondrial protein AtMg00810-like, whose translation MPATIQALEDASLDSTTPITIVSALLHQLSNEFAVKDLGALSYFLGIQVQRNSESLHMHQGKYILDLLHDTNMVGAKPVATTCTSGGKLSKHTGDPLLGPSVYRHIAGALQYCTTRPDIAYSVNLLCQFLHCPTYVHLTAAKRVLRYLKGTLDFGLHYSKGSLALHGFCDSDWAGSPDDHKSTTRYCIFVGPCLISWTAKKQPVIARSSMETEYRSMALAIIEL comes from the exons ATGCCTGCTACCATTCAAGCCTTGGAGGATGCTTCATTGGACTCTACTACTCCCATCACAATAG TTTCAGCTCTTCTACATCAACTTAGCAATGAGTTTGCAGTTAAAGATTTGGGAGCACTATCATATTTTCTGGGTATTCAAGTTCAGAGAAACTCAGAATCTCTTCATATGCATCAAGGCAAGTACATCTTGGATCTCCTTCACGACACCAACATGGTTGGTGCTAAGCCAGTAGCAACAACATGCACCTCAGGTGGAAAATTATCCAAGCATACTGGTGATCCACTTCTTGGTCCTTCAGTCTATCGCCATATTGCTGGAGCTTTGCAATACTGCACCACTCGACCAGATATTGCTTATAGTGTCAACCTGTTATGCCAGTTTCTACACTGCCCCACCTATGTTCATCTCACTGCAGCCAAGAGAGTCCTTCGATATCTAAAGGGTACACTTGACTTTGGTCTCCATTACAGCAAAGGATCTTTAGCTCTTCATGGCTTCTGTGACTCAGATTGGGCAGGAAGCCCTGATGATCATAAATCCACTACCAGGTACTGCATCTTTGTAGGTCCATGCCTCATTTCTTGGACAGCCAAGAAACAACCAGTGATTGCTAGATCCAGCATGGAGACTGAATACAGGTCCATGGCACTTGCTATTATTGAACTCTAG